Proteins encoded in a region of the Petrotoga olearia DSM 13574 genome:
- the rd gene encoding rubredoxin: MKKYRCTICGYIYDPEVGDPDNDVEPGTSFEDLPDDWTCPVCGAAKEDFELLEE; encoded by the coding sequence ATGAAAAAATATAGGTGTACGATTTGTGGATATATATACGACCCAGAAGTTGGAGATCCTGATAACGACGTAGAACCAGGAACCTCTTTCGAAGACTTACCAGATGATTGGACTTGCCCCGTTTGTGGTGCTGCTAAAGAAGACTTTGAACTACTCGAAGAATAA
- a CDS encoding class II SORL domain-containing protein has translation MLGEVIKIKDFKEEKHVPTIDCPDKVQPNEEFEVDVQVGKEIKHPNTVEHHIEWIDLFMQYDDDPNTVHVGRYIFGPVMGEPHVKAKIKLAKSGTLIALSHCNIHGLWENTKKVSVG, from the coding sequence GTGTTAGGTGAAGTAATTAAGATTAAAGATTTCAAAGAAGAAAAACATGTCCCTACAATCGATTGCCCAGACAAAGTTCAACCTAACGAAGAGTTTGAAGTAGATGTACAGGTTGGTAAAGAGATAAAACATCCAAACACCGTTGAGCACCATATTGAGTGGATAGATCTTTTTATGCAATACGATGATGATCCAAATACAGTACATGTAGGCAGATATATATTCGGGCCTGTAATGGGGGAACCTCATGTAAAAGCAAAAATTAAGTTAGCGAAATCCGGAACATTGATTGCACTTTCTCATTGCAATATTCATGGACTGTGGGAAAATACCAAAAAGGTTTCTGTAGGATGA
- a CDS encoding ferritin family protein produces MTRQFLEDAFCGESKAHMKYLIFSTEAEEKGLKNLSRMWKAIAHAEFVHARNHFRALGYIGSTEDNLQQCIDGETFEVEEMYPVYNNAANFQEEKEAVKTTHFALEAEKIHAEWYKNAKKVADQGKDVEVGKIFICDVCGYTVEGEAPEKCPVCGAPKSRFVEF; encoded by the coding sequence ATGACAAGGCAGTTTTTGGAGGACGCATTTTGTGGTGAATCAAAGGCACATATGAAGTATTTGATTTTTTCTACTGAGGCAGAAGAAAAAGGATTAAAAAACCTTTCAAGAATGTGGAAAGCCATTGCTCATGCTGAGTTTGTTCATGCAAGAAACCATTTCAGAGCTTTGGGTTATATTGGATCAACAGAAGATAACCTTCAACAATGTATAGACGGGGAAACATTTGAAGTTGAAGAAATGTATCCTGTGTACAACAACGCAGCTAATTTTCAAGAAGAAAAGGAAGCTGTAAAGACTACACATTTTGCTTTGGAAGCAGAAAAAATACACGCTGAGTGGTATAAAAACGCAAAGAAGGTTGCGGATCAGGGTAAAGATGTGGAAGTTGGTAAAATTTTCATATGTGATGTCTGTGGTTATACAGTAGAAGGAGAAGCCCCAGAAAAATGTCCTGTTTGTGGAGCTCCGAAAAGCAGATTTGTAGAATTCTAA
- a CDS encoding heme NO-binding domain-containing protein produces the protein MIVETWLETWKNTYGEDYVNELLTEIGIQKNKHFSPFEDLEDIKVFKLLDLISKSTNKSKEEIMKELGRKNIYTFKKYYPNFFKKKGLLSFLSSMNDVHKSLTRRIKGAKPPAIEFEIIDSNSAYLTYRSFRDMRYYFLGLLEGSAEVFGEKIEYEVIDQGSTDKGSFLKIKLESEKPYAKIRKARFFASISFSLMKMFFTSLTFYTIITVFLLSWLLTWLLGNHWYTFLITGILSGTFILSMGNYFKRLFSYSTEGLQNLKNQEFDQPVLLKGEKMLENHSLEIDNLRSNFNGIFIQLTGDIEEIETFTEKVGERAEEMQEISDSIGELVEQVAISSEQIAQDAESISNVVEVNVNTIQSIISRENQMVESLENAVKRINDSSSKVENSSKEIESMSERFNNLVKESDKLEKDTQEILKVVDTVKGIADQTNLLALNAAIEASRAGEAGRGFAVVADEIRKLAEESKIAASQIDNILSRISSGIQLLTQTVEKEFKSMKIGANNLRISSQDNKESATNIENISKEIHNILDELSREGVKLEDLTKNTQNLLAISEEGSATSEEISTSVKTFVNNIKEILQNIKEVERFISSFKDSLSSEN, from the coding sequence ATGATCGTTGAAACATGGCTGGAAACATGGAAAAATACCTACGGAGAAGATTATGTAAATGAACTTTTAACTGAAATAGGAATTCAGAAAAACAAACATTTCTCTCCCTTCGAAGATTTGGAAGATATTAAAGTTTTTAAACTTTTAGATTTAATAAGTAAATCAACGAATAAATCCAAAGAAGAGATAATGAAAGAACTCGGTAGAAAAAATATTTATACTTTCAAGAAATATTATCCCAATTTTTTCAAAAAAAAGGGTCTCCTTTCTTTTTTGTCATCTATGAATGATGTTCATAAATCATTAACAAGAAGAATAAAAGGAGCCAAACCCCCCGCGATCGAATTTGAAATCATAGATAGTAACTCTGCCTACCTTACTTATCGGTCTTTCAGAGATATGAGATACTATTTTTTAGGGTTATTGGAAGGCTCAGCCGAGGTTTTTGGGGAGAAAATTGAATATGAGGTTATTGATCAAGGAAGCACCGATAAAGGAAGTTTTCTAAAAATAAAATTAGAAAGTGAGAAACCTTATGCAAAAATTCGGAAGGCTCGTTTTTTTGCATCTATAAGTTTTTCATTAATGAAAATGTTCTTTACTTCTCTAACCTTTTATACAATAATCACAGTCTTTTTGTTGTCTTGGCTTCTCACATGGCTTTTAGGTAACCATTGGTATACTTTTTTGATTACAGGTATCCTATCTGGTACATTTATTCTTTCCATGGGAAATTATTTTAAAAGGTTATTTTCTTACTCTACAGAAGGGTTACAAAATTTAAAGAATCAAGAATTCGACCAACCAGTACTATTAAAAGGAGAGAAGATGCTTGAAAATCATTCTTTAGAAATTGATAATTTGAGGAGCAATTTTAATGGGATTTTTATTCAATTAACCGGAGATATAGAAGAAATAGAAACTTTCACCGAGAAAGTCGGAGAAAGAGCGGAGGAAATGCAGGAAATAAGCGACTCAATAGGAGAATTAGTTGAACAAGTCGCAATAAGCTCAGAACAGATCGCTCAAGATGCTGAATCCATATCAAACGTAGTTGAAGTGAATGTAAATACGATACAAAGCATTATATCCAGAGAAAACCAGATGGTAGAATCTTTGGAAAATGCAGTCAAAAGAATTAATGATTCTTCTTCAAAAGTTGAAAATTCCTCAAAAGAAATAGAAAGTATGAGTGAAAGGTTTAATAATTTGGTAAAAGAAAGCGATAAGTTAGAGAAAGATACTCAAGAAATTCTAAAAGTCGTTGATACAGTGAAAGGTATTGCTGATCAAACTAATTTGTTAGCTTTAAATGCTGCAATAGAAGCATCTAGAGCCGGAGAAGCCGGCAGGGGATTTGCCGTAGTAGCTGATGAAATAAGAAAATTGGCTGAAGAAAGTAAAATAGCTGCCTCACAAATTGATAATATACTTAGCAGAATATCTTCCGGTATTCAGCTGTTAACACAAACTGTTGAAAAAGAGTTTAAATCAATGAAAATAGGGGCTAACAATCTACGAATAAGTTCTCAGGATAATAAAGAATCTGCAACCAATATAGAAAATATTTCCAAAGAAATCCACAACATCTTGGATGAATTAAGTAGAGAAGGAGTTAAACTGGAAGATTTAACAAAAAACACCCAAAACTTGCTGGCTATATCTGAAGAAGGTTCAGCTACTTCTGAAGAAATATCAACTTCCGTTAAAACTTTTGTAAATAATATAAAAGAAATCTTACAGAACATAAAAGAGGTGGAAAGATTCATTTCTTCATTTAAAGACAGCCTATCTAGTGAAAATTGA
- a CDS encoding HD domain-containing protein has protein sequence MTREEALELLKQNLKTDNLFTHSLAVGAIMKELAKKLNQDEEKWEITGLLHDLDYEETKDDPDSHGLKTVEMLGDKVDQDVKDAILAHNEKKELEKDIEIALYTADQLSGLIVAAVLVRPNKDITELTVKSLKKKYKDKAFARGADREKIKEISRLNIELDDFFKIAIDGMVQIKDELNLY, from the coding sequence TTGACAAGAGAAGAAGCCCTCGAGTTACTAAAACAAAACCTTAAAACGGATAATTTGTTCACTCATTCCCTTGCTGTAGGGGCTATTATGAAAGAGTTAGCAAAAAAACTAAACCAAGATGAAGAAAAATGGGAAATCACTGGTTTACTACACGATCTGGACTATGAAGAAACGAAAGATGATCCAGATAGCCATGGCTTAAAAACAGTCGAAATGCTTGGAGACAAAGTTGATCAAGATGTAAAAGACGCTATATTGGCTCATAATGAAAAAAAAGAGTTGGAAAAAGACATTGAGATAGCCTTATACACTGCTGATCAACTTTCCGGGCTTATCGTCGCGGCAGTCTTAGTGAGACCAAATAAAGATATAACTGAATTAACAGTTAAATCGTTGAAAAAGAAGTACAAAGATAAAGCATTTGCAAGAGGAGCTGATAGAGAAAAAATAAAAGAAATAAGTAGACTTAATATCGAATTGGATGATTTCTTCAAAATAGCCATAGATGGTATGGTTCAAATAAAAGATGAATTGAACTTATACTGA
- a CDS encoding DUF368 domain-containing protein, with the protein MKKKNFLIPLYGVFMGVSDSIPGVSGATIALILGIYQNFISAWSFVFSNLFNFKTLMKSHELRFLILLYIGVFLGMFSTLGFIDFLLTNYQTIVFSFFSGLIIGSIFFLGSDLFKNVDFKNTQKSKYVSFFISATIGFLVAFYISGAEFLLDQHDFPIIFSSGFLAISAMILPGISGAYVLLLLNQYSYIVKAVTDFNFSVLITFVLGIVLGLACMSKLLKWVLDKFYLATMFFLMGLMVGGLRAPISKIDNFVSFLIFGLMGAFVIVIIERFGRNNK; encoded by the coding sequence ATGAAGAAAAAAAATTTTTTAATTCCGCTGTATGGCGTTTTCATGGGTGTTTCTGATTCTATCCCTGGGGTTTCAGGGGCGACGATAGCTTTGATACTCGGCATTTATCAGAATTTCATATCTGCATGGTCTTTTGTTTTTTCCAATTTATTCAATTTCAAAACTTTAATGAAAAGCCACGAACTCCGATTTTTGATTTTGTTGTACATAGGCGTTTTTCTTGGAATGTTCTCAACCTTAGGGTTTATAGACTTTTTATTAACGAATTACCAAACAATTGTCTTTTCTTTCTTTTCAGGTTTAATTATCGGTAGTATCTTTTTTTTGGGCTCGGATCTATTTAAAAATGTTGATTTCAAAAATACCCAAAAGTCTAAATATGTTTCCTTTTTTATTTCAGCAACTATAGGCTTTTTAGTTGCTTTCTATATTTCAGGGGCAGAGTTCTTATTAGATCAACACGATTTTCCAATAATCTTTTCTTCAGGATTTTTGGCTATATCTGCCATGATCCTTCCAGGAATTTCCGGTGCCTACGTTCTATTACTTTTGAATCAATATTCATACATAGTTAAAGCAGTTACGGATTTTAATTTCTCTGTACTGATAACCTTTGTTTTAGGTATTGTGTTGGGATTGGCTTGTATGAGTAAACTATTGAAATGGGTGTTGGATAAATTTTACTTGGCGACAATGTTTTTTCTCATGGGACTAATGGTAGGAGGATTGAGAGCTCCAATTTCAAAAATAGATAACTTTGTTAGCTTTTTAATATTTGGTTTAATGGGAGCTTTTGTAATTGTAATTATCGAAAGATTTGGTAGAAACAATAAATAA
- a CDS encoding PHP domain-containing protein has protein sequence MKVDFHTHSTGSDGSNTPNELLNLALETNIQYLSITDHDTLDGIKAIENSTDLNKLKFVPGVEISAEFPNTLHLLGYGFDITNERLNKVLEDLQEYRKKRNVLMIENMQKLGFQISLEELKKEAGGELIGRPHFASLMVKKNYVSNKQEAFDKYLKKGAPLYLDKKRLEPKDAILLIKEAGGVVVLAHPFQTKVDEQNLDKLIKELVDYGLDGIEAYYSLHTKEMTERYKTLATKYGLFITAGSDYHGTNKIGIEMGINVSKKELEPFLNILRML, from the coding sequence GTGAAAGTTGATTTTCATACTCATTCTACAGGATCAGACGGAAGTAACACTCCTAATGAATTATTGAATCTGGCCTTAGAAACAAACATACAATATCTATCTATCACCGATCACGATACCCTTGATGGAATAAAAGCTATAGAAAACTCTACAGATTTAAACAAGTTAAAATTCGTTCCTGGAGTAGAAATAAGTGCGGAATTTCCGAACACTCTACACCTTTTAGGATACGGCTTTGATATCACAAACGAAAGGTTAAATAAGGTTTTAGAAGACCTCCAAGAGTACAGAAAAAAAAGAAACGTTTTAATGATCGAAAACATGCAAAAACTTGGTTTTCAAATCTCTCTTGAAGAACTAAAAAAAGAAGCAGGTGGAGAATTGATTGGTAGGCCTCATTTTGCTTCTTTAATGGTGAAAAAAAATTACGTAAGCAACAAACAAGAAGCTTTCGATAAGTATTTAAAGAAAGGTGCACCTCTTTACTTAGACAAAAAAAGGTTGGAGCCAAAAGATGCAATATTGTTAATTAAGGAAGCTGGGGGTGTGGTTGTCCTAGCTCACCCTTTTCAAACAAAGGTTGATGAACAAAACCTCGACAAACTGATCAAAGAGTTAGTAGATTATGGTTTAGATGGCATAGAAGCTTACTATTCTTTGCACACAAAAGAAATGACCGAAAGGTATAAAACCCTTGCCACAAAGTATGGTTTGTTTATTACCGCTGGTTCGGATTACCACGGAACAAACAAAATAGGGATAGAAATGGGGATTAACGTCAGCAAAAAAGAATTAGAACCATTTTTAAATATTTTAAGGATGCTTTAA
- a CDS encoding NUDIX hydrolase has translation MSEQILTIPTNKIEEKIPPINNNFYQMKFSDFLEILESGNFHERDEIENDYNYKQIIPYVVFKNYEDKILVLKRTQNQSEKRLHNKISIGIGGHINKGDKGITMEQTFFNGMDREINEELWITNSYKYIYKGIINDNSEEVSKVHLGILFVGFIDSATIKEEDNFESTWMKKEEIVNLKDVDFEGWTKIAINIM, from the coding sequence ATGAGTGAACAGATTCTAACTATCCCAACAAACAAAATTGAAGAAAAAATCCCCCCGATCAACAATAATTTTTATCAAATGAAATTCAGCGATTTCTTAGAAATACTAGAAAGTGGTAATTTCCACGAAAGAGATGAAATAGAAAACGATTATAATTACAAACAAATCATACCTTATGTAGTGTTCAAAAACTACGAAGACAAAATTTTAGTTTTAAAGAGAACACAAAATCAAAGTGAAAAAAGGCTTCACAACAAAATATCTATAGGGATAGGTGGTCACATAAACAAGGGGGATAAGGGTATTACTATGGAACAGACTTTTTTCAACGGAATGGATCGTGAAATAAACGAAGAATTATGGATTACTAATTCATACAAATACATCTATAAGGGAATAATCAACGATAACTCCGAAGAAGTATCCAAGGTTCATTTAGGCATCCTTTTTGTCGGATTCATCGATTCTGCCACGATTAAAGAAGAAGATAACTTTGAGAGCACATGGATGAAAAAAGAAGAAATCGTAAATTTAAAAGATGTTGACTTCGAAGGGTGGACAAAAATTGCTATAAATATCATGTAA
- the hslV gene encoding ATP-dependent protease subunit HslV gives MDFHGTTILGVKRNGKTVICGDGQVTMGETVFKGNAKKVRRLGEGKVISGFAGSVADALALYERFEGKYKSSHGNLMKAAVELTKDWRMDKALRRLEALLLVADKENMFLISGNGEVMEPQEDAIAIGSGGPYAYAAAMALLRNTDLDAEEIAKKAIKIAGEICIYTNDNITMEIIE, from the coding sequence ATGGATTTTCATGGGACAACGATATTAGGAGTAAAAAGAAACGGAAAAACAGTAATATGTGGTGATGGTCAAGTAACAATGGGAGAAACAGTCTTTAAAGGTAACGCTAAAAAAGTTAGAAGATTAGGTGAAGGAAAAGTAATATCAGGTTTTGCTGGGTCCGTAGCCGATGCCCTAGCTCTTTATGAAAGATTTGAAGGAAAGTATAAGTCTTCACACGGGAATCTTATGAAAGCAGCTGTGGAATTGACTAAAGATTGGCGTATGGACAAAGCACTTAGAAGGCTTGAGGCATTATTGTTGGTTGCCGACAAAGAAAATATGTTTTTAATTTCTGGCAATGGCGAAGTAATGGAACCACAAGAAGATGCAATTGCAATAGGTTCCGGTGGACCTTATGCCTACGCCGCGGCAATGGCGCTATTAAGGAATACAGATTTAGATGCTGAAGAAATCGCTAAAAAAGCTATAAAAATTGCTGGTGAAATATGTATTTACACGAATGATAATATCACAATGGAGATTATCGAATGA
- a CDS encoding D-alanine--D-alanine ligase family protein codes for MNIPIITGGKSIEREIAFRSAKNVFNSIYNLGHEPIILDLIDDDFISKIQNYKFAFNVVHGDYGEDGKLPSLLDILGIDYTCSGPETCVATYDKFIFYSLFKNYIQIPKTILTNKLISPPFAYPFIIKPRKSGSSKGVYIIHNENEFKFYLDKDLREFQDVLVQEYIKGREITISYIQKNDEFILLPILEIIPKKEFYDYEAKYTNGLTELIPQLNSPEKIIQKVNEIGAQVMKILSFKDMFRIDAVLRGDEIYVLEINTVPGLTELSDLPTSAIAAGISFDELIDIIIKNHVARVAG; via the coding sequence ATGAACATCCCAATTATTACAGGTGGGAAATCTATAGAGAGAGAAATTGCCTTTAGAAGTGCAAAAAATGTTTTTAATTCAATATATAATTTAGGTCATGAACCGATAATATTAGATTTAATAGATGATGATTTTATATCAAAAATACAAAATTATAAATTTGCCTTCAATGTAGTACACGGAGATTACGGAGAAGACGGGAAATTACCTTCTTTATTGGATATCTTAGGAATTGACTACACATGTTCGGGCCCTGAAACATGTGTAGCCACATACGATAAGTTTATATTCTACTCTCTATTTAAAAATTACATACAAATACCTAAGACGATTCTAACAAACAAATTGATATCACCGCCCTTTGCGTACCCTTTCATCATCAAACCTAGAAAAAGTGGATCAAGTAAAGGGGTATACATCATTCACAACGAAAATGAATTCAAATTCTATCTAGATAAAGATTTGAGAGAATTTCAAGATGTTCTAGTTCAAGAATATATAAAAGGCAGGGAAATAACGATATCTTATATTCAAAAAAATGATGAATTCATATTACTACCAATTCTTGAAATTATTCCAAAAAAAGAATTCTATGATTATGAAGCAAAATATACTAACGGGTTAACCGAACTCATACCGCAGCTTAATTCTCCTGAAAAAATTATACAAAAAGTAAATGAAATTGGAGCCCAAGTTATGAAAATACTCTCTTTTAAAGACATGTTTAGAATCGATGCCGTATTAAGGGGTGATGAAATTTACGTTTTGGAGATAAACACAGTACCTGGTTTAACAGAATTAAGTGATCTTCCTACATCCGCAATAGCTGCAGGAATTAGCTTTGATGAGTTAATAGATATAATAATCAAAAACCATGTTGCGCGGGTTGCAGGGTGA
- the topA gene encoding type I DNA topoisomerase encodes MPKKNTKSNNNNKENKYVVIVESPSKAKTIERYLGKEYKVIASKGHVRDLPKKEFGVDIEHDFEPIFQVIPGKEKVIQEIKKETKGKKVLLASDMDREGEAIAWHLSQLLDLDPKEKNRIIFSEITKNAIKNSISNPQSLDLKKVDAQIARRILDRLVGYKISPLVWKVLKDYKTSAGRVQSAALKLMVDKERKIFSFKPKKYYNIYLEHNGQNIPLTKENGKKIKPESITKTKKDQIFEYLKDKDFKLVNVEEKETIRKPPLPFITSTLQQAAVSTFNWSSSKVMKIAQDLYEGVETSEGSIAFITYMRTDSTRVSNEAQQAAINYLEKNYGKDYVGHYLSKNKKTNVQDAHEAIRPTDIYMDVNNAKRLISSDHLKLYTLIWNRFMASQSSPSRYLEKTFTIEDNTNKYSFEITSKKCIFDGFEKFWNPNNKEVDFEIDKNDMITYDQLKFEEKETNPPNRYTEATLIKELESKGIGRPSTYATIISTLLQRKYVSKISKSTLRPTTTGFVVTDFLEAYFPEIVDVKFTANMEEDLDKIEDGKNKSKIVLEQFYKDFEKFLTTASNNIKNKQKILHYVSDVPCEKCGKDMKLNFGRYGLYLSCEECKETQKIPAESFGVTIKDKLYIKEYLQETLKIDKEENKIDEKCPICGGDLVLKHGKFGEFIACSNYPDCKYTRNVKARGKCPNCEGEVVKLRSKKGKTYFKCDSCGTMYWNEPSEYSCPTCGETLFYKTLRGKEKLYCEKDKTYFEIEEIKQLTK; translated from the coding sequence ATGCCCAAAAAAAACACTAAATCCAACAACAATAACAAGGAAAATAAATACGTAGTGATCGTCGAATCCCCATCAAAAGCAAAAACAATAGAAAGATATTTAGGAAAGGAATATAAAGTAATAGCTTCAAAAGGCCACGTTCGTGATTTACCTAAAAAAGAGTTTGGAGTAGATATTGAGCACGACTTTGAGCCGATCTTTCAAGTAATTCCTGGTAAAGAAAAGGTTATACAAGAAATCAAGAAAGAAACAAAAGGCAAAAAAGTATTACTAGCATCGGATATGGATAGAGAAGGAGAAGCTATTGCATGGCATCTGTCCCAACTTTTAGATCTCGATCCGAAAGAGAAAAATCGAATCATATTCTCTGAAATCACTAAAAATGCAATAAAAAATTCAATAAGTAATCCTCAAAGTTTAGATTTAAAAAAAGTCGATGCCCAGATAGCCAGAAGAATTTTAGACCGATTGGTAGGATATAAAATTTCTCCTTTAGTTTGGAAAGTATTAAAGGATTACAAGACTAGTGCTGGAAGGGTTCAATCTGCGGCATTGAAATTGATGGTGGATAAAGAAAGAAAAATTTTTTCCTTCAAACCAAAAAAATACTACAATATTTATCTTGAACACAATGGTCAAAATATTCCTTTAACAAAAGAGAACGGTAAAAAAATAAAACCCGAAAGTATAACAAAAACAAAAAAAGACCAAATCTTCGAATATTTGAAAGACAAAGATTTTAAACTGGTGAATGTTGAAGAAAAAGAAACAATAAGAAAGCCTCCATTACCATTTATTACTAGCACTCTTCAACAAGCTGCTGTTTCAACCTTTAACTGGAGTTCTTCTAAAGTAATGAAAATAGCACAAGATTTGTACGAAGGTGTGGAAACCTCTGAAGGAAGTATTGCGTTTATTACTTACATGAGAACCGACTCTACAAGAGTTTCAAACGAGGCCCAACAGGCAGCTATTAACTATTTGGAAAAAAATTACGGGAAAGATTACGTAGGACATTACCTATCTAAAAACAAAAAAACAAACGTTCAAGATGCCCATGAAGCAATAAGGCCTACTGATATCTACATGGATGTTAACAATGCAAAAAGGTTAATTTCCTCAGACCATTTAAAGTTGTATACCCTTATTTGGAATAGATTCATGGCTTCTCAGTCATCTCCGTCAAGATATTTAGAAAAAACATTCACTATTGAAGACAATACCAACAAATATTCATTTGAAATAACGTCCAAAAAATGTATCTTCGATGGATTTGAAAAATTCTGGAACCCCAACAATAAAGAAGTGGATTTTGAAATAGATAAAAATGATATGATCACATATGACCAATTAAAATTCGAAGAAAAAGAAACTAATCCACCAAATAGGTATACAGAGGCAACATTGATAAAGGAATTAGAATCTAAAGGAATTGGAAGGCCATCAACATACGCAACAATAATATCCACACTTTTGCAACGTAAATACGTTTCTAAAATATCGAAAAGTACCTTGAGACCAACAACCACAGGTTTTGTGGTGACTGACTTTTTGGAAGCATATTTTCCAGAGATAGTTGATGTAAAATTCACTGCTAACATGGAAGAAGACCTTGATAAGATAGAAGATGGAAAAAACAAAAGTAAAATTGTTTTAGAACAGTTTTATAAAGATTTTGAAAAGTTTCTCACCACAGCATCTAATAACATAAAAAATAAACAAAAAATTTTACATTACGTAAGCGATGTACCTTGCGAAAAATGTGGAAAAGATATGAAATTGAATTTTGGACGATACGGTCTGTATTTATCTTGTGAGGAATGCAAGGAAACTCAGAAAATCCCTGCGGAATCATTTGGAGTAACAATTAAAGACAAATTATACATAAAAGAATATCTACAAGAAACTTTAAAAATAGACAAAGAAGAGAATAAAATTGATGAAAAATGCCCCATCTGTGGTGGAGATCTAGTATTAAAACACGGGAAATTTGGAGAATTCATAGCGTGCAGTAACTACCCGGATTGTAAATACACAAGGAATGTGAAAGCAAGAGGAAAGTGCCCCAACTGTGAAGGTGAAGTCGTAAAATTAAGAAGCAAAAAAGGAAAAACTTATTTCAAATGTGATTCTTGTGGAACAATGTATTGGAATGAACCTTCAGAATACAGTTGCCCCACCTGTGGAGAAACGTTATTCTACAAAACCCTCAGAGGAAAAGAAAAGTTATACTGTGAAAAAGACAAAACATATTTTGAAATCGAAGAAATTAAACAGTTAACAAAGTAA
- a CDS encoding 3'-5' exoribonuclease YhaM family protein codes for MNEDYSLNDIIKDNPFHPKTNGENIPLISDLKPTEEAEIEGKVVSKKLQKTKNDKTFLLFTIADKSQSIRAIDWYNAETNNNKIQIGDVIKVKGKIVYFENRLQINISNETDSVQKINLININPEKYLQFSNNDLSKLKSKLEYYIETVEDQGIKSLLKQIFLVNSRLKESFLFSPAAIEVHHAYPGGLLVHTVMVTELSLRLYNLYNEDTDICINKDIIIAGSLLHDIGKIEEYVIKPSGIEKTEQGELIGHIHLGTKIVYEESKVITPKIKESDLNHLIHIILSHHGEIEYGSPVVPKTIESFIIGLSDNVDSKIAQVKDNIRNTLQINKNQSWSEYDKRLARKIKIEKY; via the coding sequence TTGAATGAAGATTATTCCTTGAACGATATAATAAAAGATAATCCGTTTCATCCAAAGACAAATGGAGAAAATATTCCGTTAATATCTGATTTAAAACCAACTGAAGAAGCAGAAATAGAAGGAAAAGTAGTGAGTAAAAAGCTTCAGAAAACAAAAAATGACAAAACTTTTTTACTGTTTACAATAGCCGATAAAAGTCAATCCATTAGAGCTATTGATTGGTATAACGCTGAAACAAATAATAACAAGATTCAAATTGGTGACGTTATAAAAGTAAAAGGCAAAATAGTTTATTTTGAAAATAGACTTCAAATTAATATCAGTAACGAAACCGACTCGGTGCAAAAGATTAACCTAATAAATATCAACCCTGAAAAGTACTTGCAATTTTCCAATAATGATCTATCGAAGTTAAAATCAAAACTAGAATATTACATAGAAACAGTTGAAGATCAAGGTATTAAATCTTTGCTAAAACAAATCTTTTTGGTTAATTCAAGATTAAAAGAATCCTTTCTTTTTTCACCTGCTGCAATAGAAGTGCATCATGCCTATCCTGGAGGTTTATTGGTACATACCGTAATGGTTACTGAACTATCTTTAAGATTATATAATCTCTACAATGAAGATACTGATATATGCATCAATAAAGATATCATAATCGCTGGATCACTTTTGCACGATATAGGAAAAATAGAAGAATATGTTATAAAACCCAGTGGAATAGAAAAAACGGAACAGGGTGAATTAATTGGTCACATACATCTGGGAACAAAAATAGTGTACGAGGAGTCAAAAGTTATAACTCCAAAAATAAAAGAATCAGATCTTAACCATTTAATACACATCATACTTTCCCATCATGGAGAAATAGAATATGGAAGTCCAGTGGTTCCAAAAACTATCGAATCATTTATTATTGGGTTAAGTGATAACGTGGATTCAAAAATTGCTCAAGTTAAAGACAATATCAGAAATACTTTACAAATAAATAAAAATCAAAGTTGGAGTGAATACGATAAGAGACTTGCCCGTAAAATAAAAATAGAAAAATACTAG